One window from the genome of Nicotiana sylvestris chromosome 9, ASM39365v2, whole genome shotgun sequence encodes:
- the LOC138877929 gene encoding secreted RxLR effector protein 161-like, which translates to MVIHVDDILLATNDLGLMNETKQFLSRSDMKDLSEASFVLGIEIKKDKSHGLLGLSQRSYIESVIKTFNMQDCRPGVTPVVKGDKLSKDQCPKNKVEMRTIKDMPYACVVGCLMYIQVCTRPDIAFAVNMLGRFSSNPGWVHWVAAKKVMRYLQRIKDFMLVYKKVDDLDLLVYSDYDFVGCQDTMKSTSGYIFMLGGGAIS; encoded by the coding sequence ATGGTTATCCATGTTGATGATATTCTTCTTGCCACAAATGATTTGGGCTTGATGAATGAGACCAAACAATTTTTGTCTAGGTCTGATATGAAAGATCTTAGTGAAGCCTCTTTTGTTCTTGGGATAGAAATTAAAAAAGACAAGTCACATGGTTTATTAGGTTTATCACAACGTTCCTACATTGAGAGTGTTATTAAAACTTTCAATATGCAAGACTGCAGACCTGGTGTGACACCTGTTGTAAAAGGAGATAAACTTAGTAAAGATCAATGTCCGAAAAATAAAGTTGAAATGAGAACCATCAAAGATATGCCATATGCATGTGTTGTTGGTTGTTTGATGTACATACAGGTTTGTACAAGACCTGATATTGCATTTGCTGTTAACAtgttgggaagattttcttctaaTCCTGGGTGGGTACATTGGGTGGCtgcaaagaaagtgatgagatatcTACAACGCATTAAAGACTTCATGCTTGTGTACAAAAAGGTTGATGATCTGGATCTTCTAGTATATTCAGATTATGATTTTGTAGGTTGTCAAGACACTATGAAATCAACTTCTGGGTATATTTTTATGTTGGGCGGAGGTGCTATTTcttga